A genomic stretch from Octopus sinensis linkage group LG14, ASM634580v1, whole genome shotgun sequence includes:
- the LOC115219313 gene encoding uncharacterized protein LOC115219313, translating to MPVVLKSQSEMRWSARMDAVKRVRNYLDEIPQVLQDIVDNENEATETRNDANLLFNRILRHELFALLGFWNSVLTWIDRVQKRLQDPTVNFHYASLDLKGLCDYFIASREVLVADSLEEGLSTCRKWQKSCRRSQRVIHDVSIIDELTAKNNMRKTMNEAIDRLHKEMNARYSRLHDLDTKFGFLIDILFLRNGSFADPWACCNTFGNVYSNDIDATELFEEILDCRMLFAGREHLQISNPEELLQFIFQYGDESVFPNLRVAIQILLTVAVSIAGWERFSAS from the coding sequence ATGCCTGTGGTTCTTAAGTCGCAATCTGAAATGAGATGGAGTGCGCGGATGGATGCAGTTAAAAGAGTAAGAAACTACCTCGATGAAATTCCACAAGTTCTTCAAGACATCGTCGACAATGAAAACGAGGCAACCGAGACACGGAACGACGCTAACTTGCTGTTTAACCGTATACTTCGTCACGAATTATTTGCATTGCTTGGTTTCTGGAATAGCGTCCTCACATGGATCGATCGTGTTCAAAAGAGGCTTCAGGATCCGACAGTGAATTTCCATTATGCATCTCTCGACTTAAAAGGTCTCTGCGACTATTTTATCGCTTCCAGAGAAGTTTTAGTGGCTGATTCTCTCGAAGAAGGACTGAGCACTTGCAGAAAGTGGCAAAAGTCATGTCGAAGATCTCAACGTGTCATTCACGATGTTTCCATCATCGATGAGCTGACAGCAAAAAATAACATGCGAAAAACAATGAATGAGGCCATCGACCGTCTTCATAAAGAAATGAACGCGAGGTATTCCCGGCTGCATGACCTTGACACCAAATTTGGCTTCCTTATCGATATCCTGTTTCTGCGTAATGGCAGTTTTGCGGATCCCTGGGCATGTTGCAACACCTTTGGAAACGTCTACAGCAACGATATCGATGCAACCGAACTTTTCGAAGAAATCCTTGATTGCAGAATGCTATTTGCAGGTCGCGAACACCTCCAAATATCAAATCCTGAGGAGCTTCTCCAATTTATCTTCCAATATGGAGATGAAAGTGTGTTCCCTAACCTTCGCGTAGCGATACAGATTCTGCTGACAGTAGCTGTTTCCATTGCTGGTTGGGAGAGATTCTCAGCAAGCTGA